AGGTTAATACTCGTTCTAcatgatgtttcttttcacgtcattcttttttctttgtctagATTCGAACGCAAATCTTAGTAATATCTGATTTCACGTTGGAGAATGGGGTTATGCGTTCTTTCATGAACTGAGGATGGAGGGAGATGCTCGATCAAGCAAAAGGGGTGTGTGGTTATGAGCGAGTGCGATATCCTCGTTTGACGGTTTTCTTAGGCGTAAATTGGGTATGAGGATATGGAATTGGGAAACTTGGCATGGAACCTAAGAAGCAATCAATGAGTAAAACTTATGTTTAAAAATCATAAAGTCAGCGACTGTGATGATAATTTGAAAGGCAGAGAACTTGCATttcttgatattgatggtGTATTGTGAGTGCCTGAATTCTGAGGCAACTAGCCAGACAGCACAAGGCCACTACACTTTCCATTTGAGGGGGACAGCGTCACTGGAACGCCCGCGGTACGTACCGAATTTGGAGGTTCAGTTGACGCGCGCATTGGAAGCTGCCTGAGCCTCAGCTTCCTTGTCTGGAGCTACGCATTCCCACCTCCATTTCCACCTCGACAACCCATCACCCACCTTTCAACGCCAACAGCACCAATCTCGATCACGATATAACGATAACATCCCGACTCGATAGCCTCAGTATTTGTCAACTAGGGCAAGGCTTATTTCGGTCGTCTAAAAGTCACCGAAAGCTCTAGGACCCGAGGCACTTGAACAGCATCAGCTTCGACCCATCATTACAAGTCGATAAACTTCCGACTCCTCCTCCGATACAGCCAATATGAATTCCCTTGTCTCGCAATACAGCCGGTCCTCGTACGAGCAGAACGAGCCTCTCGACGAGCAGGATGAGCTCCTGAACTCTATGGGTGGTGATCTCTCGATCAAGTTTGCCATGCCTCCCGTTGCTCAGGTTGGTCATTGAAGCATGGAGCTATCTAAACCTAGCTCTACCCTCTATGTCTGGCGGCCAGACTAACAATCTCTTGCTTGCAGCCCTCATCATGGCTCCGCGCTGCCACAGATGACCGATCCAACCCCAACTGCCCCATCAAGATCGCTCACGGAACCACCACCCTCGCCTTCCGCTTCCAGGGCGGTATCATCGTCGCTACCGACTCTCGAGCCACAGCCGGCAACTGGATCGCCTCGCAAAccgtcaagaaggtcattgaGATCAACAGCGTCCTGCTGGGAACCAtggctggtggtgctgcaGACTGCCAGTACTGGCTCGCCTGGCTCGGCATGCAGTGCCGCCTCCACGAGCTCCGACACAAGCGCCGCATCAGCGTTGCCGCAGCCAGCAAGatcctcgccaacctcgtCTACAGCTACAAGGGTATGGGCCTCAGCATGGGCACCATGTGCGCTGGTGTTACCAAGGAAGAGGGTCCTGCCCTTTACTACGTCGACAGCGATGGCACTCGCCTGGCAGGCAACCTCTTCTGTGTTGGATCAGGTCAGACATTCGCCTATGGTGTGCTCGACGCCGAGTACAAGTACGAACTATCAGACGAGGAggcccttgagcttggaaagcGAAGTATTTTGGCCGCCACCCACCGAGATGCTTACTCTGGTGGTTACATTAACCTGTACCATGTCAAGGAGGAGGGCTGGGTGAAGCACGGCTTCAACGATACCAACCCCATCTTCTGGAAGACAAAGCTGGAAAAGGGCGAGTTCACCAACGTGACAAGCAAGTTGACTTAGGAAGCTACTGCCGGTGATGAATATAGCGAAATTCTTCCACAGGATCCTGCTAATGGATATCGCACAATTCGTCCAAAGTATGCTACCAGTGATGGATATCGCAAAATTCTTCCGAAGCCTGCAGTGGATGCTGGGGCCTCGGAGAACCCTGGCCCCTCCAACTCTGAAGAGGACTCTAGTACTGGGGATGAAGGCCTTGGCCTGTGAGGTGAGGCGTACACATGGATATAGCGTGATGATAGAGGGAAGCTTGCACTCACCCGGCACAGGGCGTGGAGCTCCAGATGGGCCTTGTAGTAAATATTACAATGGGGTTTTctcttcaaagacaagacatctAGAATTTTCAGCGCTTGGTGACGATATCCTCATAAAAGAAAGAGTAATTATACAACTCTGGCACAAACACCGCCCACGCTGGTAGTGCACACGATGCATGTGATAGTACAGATATGCTCATAAATTTCCAGTCGTTACTCCTTCAGACTCTTTTTATCcagccatcaacacccaATATCCCGTCTCCAACCTCAGGATCCATAGGCCACTTCCCAATCCCCGTAATACTCAACTCAGACTCGTACCCGGCCTGGAACATCTCTATGCCTGTCCAAGCTATCATGGCCGCATTGTCGGTACACAGCTCCACGGGCGGTGCAACAATCTCTATTCCCTCGTAGCCCCTGATAGCCAACATGGACCGTAGAACATGCATGAGAAACTTGTTGCTCGCAACACCACCCGCCATGACAAGGGTCTTTGCAGCCTGTAGCTCAGGTTTATCGTCAAGGGCGATACATAGTCGCCCTGCAAGGTGAACGAATGCTGCCATCATGGTGTGCTGTGCCAGAGCACGGCGTTCAGAAGTGGACATGGAAGGGCGGGCTGTTGCGATGTCATGGACGTGGGTATAGATACTgctgaaagagaaagcaagCTTTCGACTTTGTCGAAAAGGCGTGGGGATGTTCCAGTCGTAGCCTGTAGATACAGGAGTCATTTCTTCAGAACGAGAAGCCGGCGGCGTAAAGACAGCTTCATAAGCAGAAGTTGTATCGGCGCCTGTtggaaaggcaaaggctTCTAGAAGACGCCCGTACATAACATGCTCGCTTGCATCGAATACCTCAGACGGCAAGATATCACGAGCTGTCTGGTCAAGGAGGTTTCCAATGGCAATATCACCGCTCGTAGCGATTATGGAGTGATCTGTCAGACCTGTTGAGTGAACAAGCTGCGTATGCCCCCcggaaacaagaagagagagaaaaggaaacTCGGGTCCTTTTCTGGACTCTTCTGCTTCACCCATACTCATTCCCAATGCTCTCGCCAGTCGTGGTGTCAGAGCATGAGCCTGCATATGATGAACACCCACCAATGGTACGTCCCAAGCAACAGCCAGTCCCTTTGCCATATCCAAGCCGATTCCTAAATTCGAACGCATTCCAGGTCCGCGAGTCACAGACACAAAGTCCGGAACCTGTTTTCTCACGCCACTAGCGTAACAGATTCTCTTATTGTCCCCATCTTCTGCAGCTGGTAAAGCGTTCAGCGCACGACGAACAAGCGGTGCTAAAGATACACTGTGACCTTTCGCTGCTACAATAGGGTGGATTCCTTTAAAAGCGCGGTTATCGGAGGATATGCGTTCGTTAAAGAGAAGTTCTGTTGATTGTGAGGTGTGACGAAGGACAGCGACGCCTGTGTCGTCGCATGATGTTTCAATTGCGAGGGTTGTTAGGAGGCGCCTCTGTCGCGAGATACCGCCTAGTAAGGTCCTCTTATGACCAGGTAATAAGAGAGACCGCATCTTATGAGGCATGAGTTATGCGAGACCaagtgatgttgaaatttAGATGCGGCAAACGAACGGCCCCACCCTCGGCGCGTGGGGAGGAAGTTCTAACCCAATACTCCaacgtaggtaggtatgaAGATAGACATATCATATGGCAAAGttaaatatataataaataataCTAGAGAGAATACAAGCATAGCAAAGTTTCAGAGTGTTCAAATAATTTCAATTTTGGTAGCTAGTAAATCATAATGCCTTTTGGGCTTGTTTGTACCGTGACGCCTGTTCCAATGCTTCCATAGGTGATGCTTCATGCATCTCGTCATTAATCAGATTAAAAGTAATAGGATACTCATATCCAGTTTTTCCACATGCACTGACATCCTCCAGTCCCGCCGTCGAATCCGCCGAATTTCTCGTCACCTCCTGCTCTCTTGTTGATCCACGAACCGCCCATCCCAATGTTGTTAGCGAGCagctcaggcttctcagcATCAATCTTTTGTCTGTCGTCGATAGGCCAATCCCAAACAAACTTCTTTGCCGGGTCTCCTCCATGTGTGTCCATGGTGACTGTGACAGGGTACGGCATCGTTCCTGGTCGGATGAGCTCTGCTGAACCGTCGATGCCACCTTTTCCATTAGAATCGATCAGTTTCGACTGGTTGGCAGCCAAAGTGCGTGTCCAGATCTGAACGAGCAGGCGCGTCTCGGCCCACGTCACAATGAAATTTGCTTCTGTCTGCTTGCAaccaccatcctcatctaGCGGGATGTCGCCCTCTTTGGTGTCGTTGAGGACTGATATGgacttgaggaagatggtaCGCTTGAAGTATGTGTAAAACCCATAGTGTTCCGTCTCAAGACCGCGGTCGTAGAGGCGCACTGGCTGTTGGACTGGCTGTGGAAGAAGCACTGCAGGCTTAGGAGCACCATCTTGGGTGAGGTCGGGTGATGGAAGGAGGTCAGGGATGCTGACGTTCAAATCTGCCGCAGTTTGTCGCTTGGTAAGCTCTTTGCGCGCGTCCTCTTCAGCAGGGTCAATCAAGCTGATGTAAAAAGGGGTAGCCTCGCCTCCTTTTTCATCAGACACGATACCGTCGGTGGTGTTTCCCAAAAACCACATTTCCTTGAACTGGGGTGGATCAGGACTAGGGTTGAAATCGGGTGTCTGACGTGCTCGAATGATGTTTCCTGCATTCACAGCGCTTCCCATGCTTCGGCGTGCCTTCACTGAAGGTGCATCTCCGTTGGGGGTATCCCAGTTCTTGCGGGTACTGTTATCCCACTGAATCTGCATCATGATAGTGGGCTGGTTGGCGTTGTAAGGCTTCACGGAGTCATGCTGTTCTTTGGGCAGAGAGCAGCTCCACATGGTAGATGGCTCAGTGCAGCCACTTCTTTCAGCGGTATTGTCTGGTCCAACGATAGACAGGTCTCCTGTAGGCATGGGTGGAAAGTCTGTCAAGTTAACCCAAATTGATGGCACTTCTTCCGAATGCTTGGGTCGCGTCAAAACCACACCCAGAGTGATCGCCAGAATTatgatgacgagaagaatTCCTAGAACAATCATCCAGACTCGACGTCGTTGGCGACCCTCTCGCCCCGTTCGGCCAAAGCAACCTCTCTTTGGAATACATCCTCTGCCTCTCCAGAAACCACCCAGGCGACGAGCAACAGATTCTTCCTTTTCGTTACGACGTCTCTGCCGCTCGGTTTTAGTCACAAAACCAGCATCGCTGTGTGGGTGCTCACGTGGCACTGCTGTACCCAATGGGCGTGTCGGAAGTGGCATTTGTGAGAGACGCAAGTTGTCTCGAGGAGCGGGCGTGAGCGGGATATCAGTCATCTGATCGGCCCGTTGCGAGGACATGGTAGATGAGAGGCCTGGAGATACGGGGCCCAGGGATGcaggagctggagctggagatgGCGGAAACTGACTTTGGAGCGGATGTCCAGGTGGGAAGACTGCTCTGTATCTAATAGGAGCAGTCTGGCCTGTCTTCTCGGGGGGAGAATACGCAGGAAGCTGCTCGCTAACgctctcctcttctgttACGAGAATCCGGGGTTTCTCTGAGAAAGTGGTGGCTTCGGGAACTGGAGATGCTCTTGCGGTCGAAGGGCCGGACTCGCTCTCCTGAGTATGTTCAATACGAGGCGACGGTGTTCGGCGTGGTGTAGGGGCTTTGACAATAGGTGTCTGAAATGAAGCAGGGTTCAACTTTGGTGTGAGATAATATCCTTCTGGGCTTTTTTTCTCCGGTTTGTTCCACCATTCATCCCCTCGAATAGTCTTTGGAGATTCAGTGTACGCTTTTGGGCTGGTAGTGAACGTCAGTCGGTTCTCCATGAAAGGAGTGACGACATGGTGATCCCACCAGCCACGGGACTTGGATGCAGCACTGTCTGGCGTCAGAGCCGACGTCTTTGGCTTGACTTGCTTGTTTGGGCTTGGAgttccatcttcttcgaaCAATGTGCACGGAGTACCACCGTCAGACTCGTCAGGGGTCCTGCCGCCTAGCTCCAAGCTGATAAGCCTCTGATGAGCTGATTTCTTGAAGTTTGCTGGAACGGCTGGCACGGGAGGGACATTGCCAGCCGTGGTCATACCAGGAGACGGGAACTGTGAATATATACTGGAAGTGTAGCGAATGGTACTGAATGAGGACACGGTATCCGGGGTGTCGGGTGACCACACAGATTTCTGCTGGGCAGGTACCAGAGGCGAAACTGAAGTATTCGCAGGGTTTCGAGGCAGGTACTGCTGTGATGGAGGCTCGATGGGTGTTGGAGTGGCATCGTATCGGGAAGCGATGCTCGCTTCTTCAGACGAGAAAGCTAGGCCAATAACAATAGGTCTATCATCTGGAGaaagcttgttgttgtccgGAGTACGAGCTGACTGGGCTGGCCTAGCCGATGACTGCGATGATGCAGTGGCCGGGCTTTGGTCTTTACTCTTTTTGaaccagttccagttcccTACCGAAGCCGAGGTCGGCTCTCCTTCCAATGCCTTTAGAGCAGCCGCATCAACAAACTTTCCAGTACGTTCAACCGGGGTTGGCATGTAGTTTTGGCGTCTGAAAGATGACATGTcggtgatgagcttgatgccAGCCTTTGCATTCTGGGccttttgtctctgtcgtGACTTGACTCGATTGACCCTTGTAGCAGACGCTCTCGATGATCGTCGTGCAGCAAGCTTCGAATTTCTAGCTCCGATGTTCAATGGGGGAGGAAAGACTTGCTCTCCGGCGTCGATCGGTGTGATGGGCTCGTCGTCTTCCCAATCCTCCCATTCTTCTCGACGTTGGGGTTGAGTTCCCGAGTACGGCGGCGGTTGTGCAGGTTCTCGTGGTTGGGTCGCGTTGTTCATTGTATAAAGTGTAATGTATTAAATATCGGTAGTGAGTGATTCGATGTAACAAAGATTAAAGAGTGTAACAGCAACTAGTCTTTAAGCATGTAGAGCTGAGTTGTCGGTGATCATGTATCTTGTCGTTTgtatgatggatgaagaaaacGGTTGCATGAGCGAAATGATGTCGACGAAAGAGATCCTTTGTTTGGGAATGAACGAGTCAAATGAAGAAAACGAAGAAAATAACAGGCAGGTTAATGATTGTTGTTtgtgacaaaggaaagaaaccTGAACAATAGGACGTGAATAGGTAGCTTAGCTTATTCGCGTTCAAAGCAAACAATGTCAACAGAATCCAAGGGAAGGAAAAAAAATAAAGATGAAAAGGTGAACTGTAATAGAAAGAAGAATAGAGCGAGGAACAATAGGCAAGTGAATCGATAATAAAGATGCGGCCTATAATACCGTACCACCTCCCGCAACTGCATGCTATCCtgcatgttgttggtggtagTGGACCCCATTGAAGGTATCCGTAAATCCCATCTAGATTGAGCAGAATCAAGGGCGCAAAGCCTCTTGATTGGCTTTCATCCAGGAACCCGCATCTATTCGCTGCATGGCTAAATAAAGCCTTTGAGGTCCAAACGTTGAACAATAGCTCATAGGCTGTGAATCAAATGACTTGGCGCATCCTTGAGTATAGAATAGCCGCCCTCCCATTGGGGTTCGAGCTTCTGATTGGCTAGCTCTAGGCGCCGGCGTTGGAGTGTGTGTGATTCATAGGCCGTTGGATTGGCGACCGCGCCTGGAACCTGCAACTGCAACGTCAAACCAGAAGCGAATTGACAAGGACTAGGGAGATTGATTTGAGGCGAGAGCAGAAAGTGTCTCTCCAGGAGATGCGGGAAAACTATCAATTGGATCACGTCCCGATCAAGAGGCTCTCCGGGTGAGAGTGTCCGGTATCCGGCATCATCCAGTTCGTCAATTACCACGCAAACAATAAAGAGTATTATTGGTTCTCTTTCTAGAAGTACAACCACTTGGTTTGACATGCAATGTTTGTTGGCTGATCGAGACTAGAGGTTTTATGAAACCAAGCCACGTCTGATGCGttctcattgccattgcAGCAATTCGCGAGACGAAAACGGCTCGATTCTATCAAACAAGTATGTTGGATAGTATTTACTGCAAGCTTCCGACGTAGATGGCCAGCTCAGGTCTTTGTCGTGGCGTGTTGTGCAATTTCCTGTTTATTCTTTAGCACATCCAGAGGTTTGGATTCGTTTCTTCGTATAATAATGGGGAGTACAAAAGTCAATAGGGACTCTTCCGCACTTCCCCGCATCGATCAGGTCTTTGAATTGGTCTGGCCATATCCAGGCCGATGATGCTTTGGAGGCCGTATCATCAGCCAGAACCCTTCGTCGCAGTTCATGCCGGTGTCTGACCATCCGGTTTCTGAGCACTCGGGCGAGTTTCGCGAGAGGCCGCCGAATGTGAGCAAATAATTCGAGGCGTTTTCGCCTCTCTTTTTGTTACGCGTATCATGCCATCTTTTGCAGCAGACATGACGATGCTTTAGAAGTGTTGGAAGGGGAGAAGGGAACACATTAGACAGGTAGCTTCGGTCACGTGCTGACCCATACGGTCTTCTCCAAGGGACAACCGCAAATGAAGACCCAAATATAAGAGCAAAATATCTGGCAGTTAAATTGAAAATTCTATAATGACAGTTGTAGAGTTTGCCTAAAGACTGTCATGAGTGCCTGTTCGCAACACAATAAACCTATGTTGAGGTTGTACCTTGTTCTTAACCTACACCACTCTggctacctaggtaggtactaaCTTCTACGTCCAACGGTCAAATCCTACATGAACTCAACCCTTGCTTACGAAATTTACAGTATGTGTGACATGAGTGACAAGTCCATTGCCATGTATAGTCTAAAGGAGATTTCTACCGTGCATAGTAAGATAGTCCTCGGAATGGTGGTGACATTAGATACTTCACTTACCTATAGTCTGTAGACAAATAGGAATTGACTGCCATGAAGACGCCAAATCAGTTGGAAACTTGAACCGAACACGTGCTACAACACGTGTAGCTTATTTGTCACAACTGACAGGTTTCTAGAATATGCACATAATTACATCTAGACTTGGCTTAGATTCGTTGTAACCCACCAGTACCGTATCATAGGCACTCACACTGCGAGGCAGAGGAGCCAGGAAGTCACTCCTACCATACTTCGAAACTCAAAAAACGAGCGTCCATTGAAGCCTTTGCTCATGAATCATGACTGACGAGATTTTGTTTCCGGCAGTTCAGAAATGCGAGGTCTTGACTCGACCGCTACCCGCTAACCTGTAGGTATTAATCCAGCGGGTAAGTGACAGGCGGCACCCCTGAATCCTGAACCTAAAATTCAACAACCACTGAAAGTCCAGGGCCAATTTGCATGAGGAATGTGGGGTCAAGTCCTACAGAAATGTCATGAGTAAATACTACCGAGGAGCAACAGTTATTTCGGAAGAAGCCACAGCATGGATCAATTATATCGAAGCTTGCCAGAGAACCGAACAAGACATCTTTGTCCTGAGAGACATACCAGGACGTGGCCGATAAAGTGATATCCCGTACTGAGGCACCTAATTTAGGTGCATGTGTCGCAGTTTAATTGTCTCGGTACATTTTATGAGAATGAACTGTGACGTAATTTCacgttttttttttcttcatcatctcactTTAGATAGGGGTCCAAGCCTATTAAGGCTAAATGCCTGAATTTATCTTTGGCGACTTAATTGCGGGCAAGACATATGCTGCCCGAAAACCATGGCGATCCTCAGTGAGGTAACTCAAGCTGCATGCAATGGACCAAGAGGCTGACTGCAGCTTGTCATCTTTTCGAGACAAGCAAACAGGGACTCTGTGTCAGTCTGTATCTatccttgtgcttgtgcaTGTACCTGCATGGATCTTTGTTGCACAGAGATGAGAtgtgagatgagatatgGATCCCCTAGGCCAgtctcgagaagaagaagaaaagaggaggaaaaatGAAGGGAAATTCTTACAGGATGACTTCAAACCCAGCGTAGCATAGCAGCATCTTGGCTTGAATGTGCTAGGATCCCCTAATCCTTTTTTGAGAAGGTATATGGATGTCCGTCCCCCTGAGAGTGCAACCACCCACATGGCCTTTGCTTAGCCGTCGTAGGGGTAAATTGACTGATTGCATTTTTTTAGTTCTCGATccttcaacatcgacgacTTCCCTTTCGGATTAGAAGCGAGGGACGCAATACGAGATTGTTATCGAAAACGAGGTAGATACCAGGTAAACAGACTCGGCTAATTCGTTAGTGTACCGTCTGTCGGCTACCGCATCATCTCAGAATTGCGACATCCACCAAGCACTCGATCGCACTTCTGTTGACTGTTTGTTGCTCCCGCTTCActgtcgcatcgcatcaccTTGCACCGCATCACTGCACCGCACTTGTTTGTTCTGCCTGCCTGCCAGTGCTgcatctgcttctgcaactGAATCGCTTCGCAGCCGGCTTGGCCGTTGAATCCAAAATTACACCGAAATCCCAACGGCACTCCATTTGCACTACCCACCAGACCGGGATAGCTTCGATACAACAGGGCCAGAAGCTATTCTATTTTGCGCTGCGCTAGGCCAGGTTATCTTTTGCTGCGGATTCCATCACCCGCCCACTTTGACAAATACGGGCTGTCAGTCCCTACCTAACCTTTTTCTGTCACCACTGCATTGCATCGTTACACTTACTTCATCGACTGGTCGTCCAAGCCTCATCTGTTTTATACGTTACCTCGAACATTCCTCGTATACCGTGATTCTCTCGACGCACAATCTCACCCATCACGATACCCGATTGCCACACGCTAGACCGCCCACGACCTTCCTACTTTGCGCCACATTTCGAGGACGGTTACAGCCGTGCCTCGTTCAATTGTCGGGACAATTTTTGAAGACATTTCGTTACCGTTGAAACTGTCCCTTGCCAAGCTGGAAAAGTCGGGACTGTGTGGTGCCCTTTGCGTTCTCCAATTCGAGCCTTGCTCATCCGGCCGGCAGCCTTGCGCGAAGCGAAcgaacaagaaagaaaaagataCATTATTGCCAGAGGGATTCATCCGCAATCCTAAACTTCGTGGTTGCGCTCCTTTACAGGCCTCTCTCCCCCCTCCGCCATTCCCGGTTGACATAAGCGGCGCCATTATTAGAAGTCGCCGCTTGCGACGTTGCTCAAGCTGGCTTCATCACGCTCAGGATTCGGCTCTTCGAGCTCGTTCAGTGATCGCCCAGCCCGTGGCCATCATTCACGACAACGCTCTTCCGTCAGCCACATCGTGATCAACCCGGGCTTGTTGTCGACTGATCCTCAGAGGCAACTGGAGCCTCACAACGGCCCATTATCCCCCATTCCAGGTATGTTCTCTATGGTTTCATTCTCGGTTGNNNNNNNNNNNNNNNNNNNNNNNNNNNNNNNNNNNNNNNNNNNNNNNNNNNNNNNNNNNNNNNNNNNNNNNNNNNNNNNNNNNNNNNNNNNNNNNNNNNNACCACATACTATAACACAGTTCGCGGGCTAATCACCAAGCTCGCCCCCTCTAGGTACTCCAGGACCTTCCATGCCCCTTTCGAGAAGCCCTTCACCTGTCCCTGGTGGTGGCTGGTCTAGTCCGGGTTTAAGTCTCGACAGCGGAAAATCAACTCCTGCAGCTGTGAGCGGCGGACCTGTTGTGTGGGAATCGGCCAAAATGCGACCTCATACCTCGAGCAcgttttcttccttctcaactcAAAACAAGGGTTTCTTCAGCAGACACATGCGACGACTATCGAGCAGTCTCCCACAATTCCAAGGACAGCGCGATGGTTGGAAGGAGAAGCGTGGACGAGGGCCACGATGGATTCGAAAAGTGCCGTTTGCCGGCAGGATACGATCGATCTATGGACGAATGGGAAGGAGGCTCAAAATGATTCTGCTCTTTATCCTGGTAGCGACTCTCTGCTACACTATTTTTTACACAACTCGTAAGTTGCGCATAATACTCCGGTATGCTCCAATCGCGATACTAACCTCTGCAGCCCTTGCCTACTACTGGCGAAGATCGTTTGGTGGCGGTAACAagttcgtcatcatcctggGCGCAAACGTCGGTGGAGGTGTGATGGAGTGGAAGGGCGCCCGAGAATGGGCTATTGAGCGAGACAGCGTGCGAAACAAGCGAAAATACGTCAACCGATGGGGCTATGACTTGGAGATTGTCGACATgagcaccaagaagaagtatgCGCACGAATGGCGAGAGAGTTGGGAGAAGGTTGATTTCGTCCGCTCAACTTTGAGGAAATACCCCAAGGCGGAATGGTAAGCTGGTTCCGAGAAAGCAAATGCAAGGCAAAACTAACAATGATACAAGGGTATGGTGGTTGGATTTGAACACCTTTGTGATGGAACCCTCAGTGTCACTTCAAGACCACATCTTCAACCAGCTTGAGCAAGTAACCGAGCGCGACATCAACTACTTCAACCCTCGCAACATCTCGCATCCGCTCACCGAATCCTACCTCGACGAGATCTCGCGGAGCCCTGTCGGAGATGGTAATGCCAACTCGATCAACATGCTTATGACGCAGGATTGTGCTGGCTTTAACTTGGGCTCATTCTTCATGCGACGCAGCGAATGGACTGATCGACTCCTTGACGTGTGGTGGGACCCAGTCACCTACGAGCAGAGGCACATGCAGTGGGAGCACAAAGAGCAAGATGCGCTGGACCAGCTGTATCAGACACAACCATGGGTTCGCAAGCACATCGGCTTCTTGCACCAGCGGAAGATTAACAGTTTCCCACCTGGAGCTTGCAATCCCGACGGCGGTCCTAAGAACCCGCACATCCATTATGACGAGAACCAACGCGACTTCTTGGTCAACATGGCAGGATGTGAATGGGGTCGCGACTGCTGGGGCGAGATGTACTACTATCGCGAATTCAGCTACTGGCTCAACCGCAATCCTTGGGAGCGATTCAAGGAGGATCTCATTGCGGTTATCTGGTTCAAACTCACTGG
This is a stretch of genomic DNA from Fusarium graminearum PH-1 chromosome 4, whole genome shotgun sequence. It encodes these proteins:
- a CDS encoding proteasome component PRE2 precursor gives rise to the protein MNSLVSQYSRSSYEQNEPLDEQDELLNSMGGDLSIKFAMPPVAQPSSWLRAATDDRSNPNCPIKIAHGTTTLAFRFQGGIIVATDSRATAGNWIASQTVKKVIEINSVLLGTMAGGAADCQYWLAWLGMQCRLHELRHKRRISVAAASKILANLVYSYKGMGLSMGTMCAGVTKEEGPALYYVDSDGTRLAGNLFCVGSGQTFAYGVLDAEYKYELSDEEALELGKRSILAATHRDAYSGGYINLYHVKEEGWVKHGFNDTNPIFWKTKLEKGEFTNVTSKLT